A region of Silurus meridionalis isolate SWU-2019-XX chromosome 17, ASM1480568v1, whole genome shotgun sequence DNA encodes the following proteins:
- the zbtb34 gene encoding zinc finger and BTB domain-containing protein 34: MEDDGGFIEFDVPEFSNTVLKQLNELRIQGKLCDIIVHIQGRPFHAHKAVLAASSPYFRDHSSLGTMSGLSISVIKNPAVFEQLLTFCYTGHMELNLRDVVSFLTAASFLQMQAVIDKCTQILEGLHSKISLPVVSGQADAEEDLESRAGHNGAKELGIFLNPTQISPPYYPRKSHRAEASGGGKGLAHLPEEGQSDRGSDCASEQEAAMETEPDQVDLIEKNGQVADIHIKLEKTERPSYSDSSSAGDESYHTELVDGEQVLAVTVGPYGPVPPPAQYKYSALPSSCFVGISPSNPTQSILSGFRGGRPKRNAPVPGDVISQLKPGKEDAEGIASGVVFENDVRERGLRGHWYPFNERLVCVYCGKSFNQKGSLDRHMRLHMGITPFVCKYCGKKYTRKDQLEYHIRGHTDNKPFHCQICGKCFPFQGTLNQHLRKKHMGSGVEMNNHTGPQGEAADGQRGVPLEVSENVYSDAFNDDGSAKTSSEESVKGSV, from the coding sequence ATGGAGGACGACGGTGGCTTCATAGAATTTGATGTGCCAGAGTTCAGCAACACAGTTCTTAAGCAGCTCAATGAGCTGCGGATCCAGGGTAAGCTCTGCGATATTATTGTGCACATCCAGGGCCGACCATTCCATGCACACAAAGCTGTGCTGGCTGCCAGTTCACCGTACTTCCGTGACCACTCGTCTCTGGGCACCATGAGTGGGCTCTCCATCTCTGTGATCAAGAACCCTGCAGTGTTTGAGCAGCTATTAACCTTTTGCTACACGGGACACATGGAGCTGAATCTGCGTGATGTTGTTAGCTTCCTCACAGCCGCCAGCTTCCTGCAAATGCAAGCCGTCATCGACAAGTGTACACAGATCTTAGAAGGCCTTCATTCAAAGATCAGTCTCCCTGTGGTCTCTGGCCAAGCAGATGCCGAAGAAGATCTCGAATCTAGAGCTGGACACAATGGAGCAAAAGAGCTGGGCATATTTTTAAATCCTACCCAGATTTCCCCACCCTATTACCCTAGGAAAAGCCATCGAGCAGAAGCAAGTGGAGGAGGAAAAGGGCTTGCACACTTACCAGAGGAAGGGCAATCAGATCGAGGGAGCGATTGTGCTTCAGAACAGGAAGCAGCAATGGAAACAGAACCTGATCAGGTGGACTTGATTGAGAAGAATGGGCAAGTTGCTGACATTCACATTAAGCTGGAAAAAACAGAGCGGCCCAGTTACTCAGATAGCTCTTCAGCAGGTGATGAAAGCTACCACACGGAACTAGTGGATGGTGAGCAAGTTCTAGCTGTGACCGTCGGACCGTATGGGCCAGTCCCACCCCCTGCTCAGTACAAATATTCAGCACTCCCTTCATCCTGCTTTGTTGGTATCAGTCCATCCAATCCAACTCAGTCGATTCTCAGTGGATTTCGAGGAGGCAGGCCTAAACGGAATGCACCAGTCCCAGGTGATGTAATTTCTCAGCTTAAACCAGGCAAGGAAGATGCAGAAGGAATCGCATCAGGAGTAGTTTTTGAGAATGATGTGAGGGAACGAGGTCTCCGTGGCCACTGGTATCCGTTTAATGAGCGCCTTGTGTGTGTCTACTGCGGCAAGTCCTTCAACCAGAAAGGCAGCCTGGACCGCCACATGCGTTTGCACATGGGCATTACTCCATTTGTCTGCAAATACTGTGGCAAGAAGTACACACGCAAAGATCAACTAGAGTATCACATCCGTGGCCACACGGACAATAAACCTTTCCACTGCCAGATTTGCGGCAAGTGCTTCCCATTTCAGGGCACCCTCAACCAGCACTTGCGTAAGAAGCACATGGGTTCCGGCGTTGAGATGAACAACCACACAGGCCCACAAGGGGAAGCAGCGGATGGTCAGAGAGGGGTGCCATTGGAGGTCTCGGAGAATGTCTACAGTGATGCCTTTAATGATGATGGGTCTGCAAAAACTTCAAGCGAGGAAAGTGTGAAGGGCAGTGTCTAA